Part of the Sphingomonas morindae genome, GCCGACCGCCTCGCAGGACGTTGGTCGTGACGGCGACCAGACTGGTGGTGAGCCCACCTGATGGAATAGCCGGATCGGCGTAGCGGGAAACGGTGATCGTGTGCTCCCGGACATCGACGACGCGCATGTTTCGATCCTTCTTCCGGAGCGCCGCTCCCTCATCAAGTGGGGCATGACGACGAAAACGGCTGATGTAGTCGTCTCCGCGTGCCTGCCCTCCTGAGCGATCACCTGTTCGCGGGCACGACCACGACAGGGACCGCCGCTTGCTCGAGCAGCATATGGCAGATGGAGCGTTCGGTGATCTTACCGAGCCATGATAAATGACGATGCCCGATGATGATCGCGTCGCATCCGTGGGTAGCGGTCGCGTGCAGGATTGCGGCGACTGGCATGCCCTCGGCAACCGAGCCGTCGGCATCAATCCCGACCGAACGCAACTCCGCTACCTGCCGTCGCACAAGATCGTCCGCGCTCTCGCTCTCCAGGGCGGCAGCGGGATAGTCGATCTCGTCCGCGCGGCTCGGTCGTTCGCCATCGGGCTCTTCGATGAAATAGGCCGGGTCGATGGCACAGAAGATATGCAGCGCGGCACCGCATGACTTCGCAAGATCAGCGGCGAGGGCGGCCACGTTCCCCGTCAAGACGGACCCATCGATGCCGACGAGCATCCTACCGAACATGACCGGCCTTCATTCCCCGCTCGGTCCCATTCGGCGCGGACCCATCCGTTTCCTCGTTCCGGCCGAACAGCAGCTCCCAACCGCGATTGACGGCCTCATCCTTGGTCGCGCACGCCTTGATCGGCACGCCGAACGCCCTTTGCGCGCCGAGCGACTGCGCCCGAAGGGCCGCTCGCTTTCCTTCGTCGGCTTCGACCCATATGACCGCCGTACATAGAGTCGATAGCCGCGCCTTATTGGCCTTCATCCAGATGCCGCGCAGCTTGAAATCCTCATGCTCCTCTGTGTGCTGCGCTTGGGAATAGAGCAGCACGAAGGCGGTCGAGCCCGAGATGAGCTGCTCCATCTCGCGTATCCAGTCCGCCCCGTAGCCAGGGCGGACGGCGCCGGGGCGGACCTCGACGATCGGAAATCGCGTGACGTCGTGGATCCGGAACTGGCGTACGTCGGGAACGTCGATCATGATCCTGTGCCTTTGCTATTGCTCGTGTTGCCGGGCAGCCGGGTGTCCGGGAATGTGGTTTCCCAGCCGCCGCCGAGCGCCTTCAGGAGCGCGATCAGATTGCCGGCAGCCTGGCCGCTGCTCGTTGCCAGACCGCTTTCCGCCTCCAGCAGGGCTCGTTGAATCGTGAGGACGTTGAGGAAGTCGGTCGCGCCCTCGGTATAGCGACGCTGGGCGACAGCGAGAGCAATCCGGTTCTGGCGGACCGCTTCGGCGAGTCGATCACGCCGCCGCTGTTCGGCGTCATAAGCGGTGAAGGCGTCGTCGATCTCGTACCATGCCTTGAGCACGGTCTGCTGAAACAGAATCGCGGCTTCCTGTTGCTCGGCGGTGCGGAGCGCCAGCGTGCCCTTAAGCCTACCCCCCTCGAAGAAGGGCAGCGAGATGGACGGACCGACGACGAACTGGTGCGACGCCCAGCTCCCGAGGTTGGAGAGCGCCAGCGACTGCGTGCCGAAGCTGCCGGTCAGCGAGATGCTCGGGAAGAAATCGGCCTTGGCGACGCCGATCGAGGCGGTCGCACGATGCAGCTCGGCCTCGGCACGCCGGATATCGGGTCGCCGCCGCGCGAGGTCCGATGGCAGACCGACGGGAACGCGAGCCGGCAAGATGGGCATATCGCTCGCTTTCGCCAACTCGCCGGCAAGGGCGCCGGGCTGCTCCGCCAACAGGAGGCCGAGCGCGTTCATCAGGGCGTCGCGCCGCGCTTCGAGCGTCGGCACCTGCGCGTCGACGGTCGCGACCTGTGCCTCGGCATCGGCGACGTCCAGGTTGGTGGTGACGCCCTGAATCAACCGCAATCGGGTCAGCTTGACGCTGTCGCGGGCGACATCGCGATTATGCCGGGTGATCGCCAGTAGTGTCTGGGTTGCCCGCAAGTCGATATAGTCGCGTGCCAATTCCGCCTGTGCGGAAAGCAGCAGGGCGCGCCGATCCTCGAGCGACTCCTGAAGGCTCGCGTCAGCGGCTTCGATGCTGCGCCGCGTTCGGCCCCAGAGATCCAGCTCCCATGAGGCGTCGAGACCGGCCTGGAAGAGATCGTAGGGTGGCGATCCGTCCGCCCCGGGCAGGCTCGCCACACCGAACGGCGTGGTCCCGGCCGCCGACTGAGGCTGCGAGGCGGCCGGTCTGGTTCCCATCAAGGACAGGATACCATTCGAGCTGGCCCGCTCGCGGTAGTAAGAGCCGGCAGCGCCGGCGCTGGGATATTCGCGCGCGCCCGCGATGCGCCGTTGCGCCCGGCTCTGAAGCAGCCGCGCGGTCGCGGCTTTGAGGCCGAGGTTGGCCTCGGACAGTCGCCCTTCGAGCGAGGTCAGCACAGGATCGCGGAACAGCGTCCACCAGTCGGTCACGATCGGTGATGCGGCCGGCCGGCTCGGCGCGGTGGTGGTGTCGACCCGGAAGAAAGCGGTCGGCGTCGCCACCACGGGGCGCTCGAAGTCCGGCCCGACGGTGCATCCGGCGAGAAGCGCCGCCGCCGAGGCGAGCGGCGCGCAAACGCGCAGGGGAGAAGCTTTGCTCACCGCTGCACCGTCCGGCTCAGGGCTGCGCCACCCTTGGCGGTGACATCCACCGTCGGGACAACGGACAGCCCGACATGGAGGCGCGCCGCTTCGGGCTGTCCCGGATCGATGGTGAGCTTGACGGGCAGGCGCTGCACGACCTTGGTGAAATTGCCCGTGGCGTTATCCGGCGCGATCGGTGCCAGGGCGAGGCCCGTGACCGGGGCGAGGCTGTCGACATGCGCCTTGAGCGTCAAGCCCGGGAGGCTGTCGACGCGGATGGTGGACGGTTGGCCGAGCCGCATGTCGGCGAGCTGGTTCTCCTGGAAGTTCGCGACGACATAGACCTTGGCCAGCGGGACGACCGCGAGAAGCGGCGTGCCCGCGGCGACGAACGCGCCGACCCGGACGGTGCGCTGGCCGACAATGCCATCGACCGGCGCGCGGATTTCACTATAGCTCAGATTGAGCTTGGCCTGATCCAAAGCGGCCTGCGCGCGCGCTCGCGCGCCGACCGCTTTGGCCCGCCCGGCCTCCAGCACACCGATCTGCTGGCGCACGGCGGCCAGCGCCGAACGGTCATGATCGGTTGCGGCGAGCTTTTCGGCGAGCGTGCTGTCCGCCTGCTGTCGTTCTTGGGTCGTACCGGCGCCGCCCGTCGATAGGTTGCGATACCGCACCGCATTGGCCTGCGCGAAGGTGGCGGCGGCACCGTCGGCCCGTAACGTCGCTTCGGCTTGCGCGACCAGTGCGGGATGCCGTGCGATTTCCGCATCGAAATTGGCGATGTCCGCTTCGGCGACCGTGACGTCCGCCTGCGCGCTGGCCAGAGCGGCGCGATAATCGCGATCGTCGATCCGCGCCAGGAGCTGACCGGCCGTCACCGGCTGATTGTCGTCGACTAGACCACTTTGATGTTGCGCGGACTCGCGTGATCTGATTCGACGCTGCTGTTGGAGCAGCGAGGGATGAGATGGCCGCACCGTTATCGCAGGACCTGCGTCGCCGCCTGGTGCAGGCGGTTGAGGCGGGCAGTTCGGCCCGCGAGGCGGCGCGACGCTTTGCCGTGAGCGAGTCTGCGGCCATCAAGCTGGTCCGACGGGTGCGCGAGACCGGTAGCACGGCACCGGCGCGGATCGGCGGCTACCGCAAACCGCTGCTGACCGGACACGAGGACCTGTTGCGGGAGCTGGTGGCGGCCAAGGGCACCATCACCCTGGCCGAGATCAAAGCCGGGCTCGCCGAGCGCGGCATCGAGGCGGGTTGCCTGACCACGATCTGGTCGACGCTGCGCCGGCTCGGATTGTCGCACAAAAAAACAGCCTGAGGGCGGCCGAGCAGGACCGGGCGGACGTGGCCGAGCATCGCCGCATGTGGCGCGTGTGGCAGCGCTTCATGGACCCGGAGCGGTTCGTGTTTCTGGACGAAACCGGCGCCAGCACGAACATGGTGCGCCGCTATGGCTGGGCGCCGCGGAGCAGGCGACTGGTTACGGCCGCGCCGCACGGGCACTGGCGCACCACGACGTTCGTGGCAGGTCTGCGCAGCACCGGGCTGGTGGCGCCGCTGGTGCTGGACGGGCCGATGAACGGCTCCGCATTCCTGGCCTACGTCGAGCAGTTCCTCGCACCCACACTCAGGCGCGGCGACGTGGTGGTCATGGACAACCTGGGCGCCCACAAGGTGGCGGGTGTCGCCGAAGCCATCAGGGCTGTCGGTGCCAGCGTCCTCTACCTGCCGCCCTACTCGCCCGACCTGAACCCGATCGAGCAGGCATTCTCCAAGCTCAAGACCCTGCTCCGGGCTGCCGCGGCCCGCACCAAGGAGGGACTCTGGACCACCATCGGCCAACTCCTCGAACGCTTCGGCCCAGACGAGTGCCGCAACTACCTCGCCAACTCAGGGTATGAGTTCACGTAAAGCGGAAATGGTCTAGAAGCTCCGCGATCTGGCCCGCCACACGCGGTGCGACCAGGGTGGCGTCCGCACGCACATAGGCGTCATCCGTGGACACTTTGCCGGCGGGCCAGGCGAGATGCGCGCCGCCGACCGCCGTGCCGGCAAGCACGATGGCAGTGGTGGCGATAAGGGCATGCTTGCGGGTCTGGCGGTAGGCCATGCGCGGGTGCTTTCAGCGGGGGGCGGCCGGCGCGATGGCGCGCGGCGGATAGATGCGGGTCGGCATGATCGGGATGAGCAGGATCAGCCCGACGGCGATCGCGGCCATCACCAGATAGAGGTCGGCCGACATCAGCACGACCGACTGCGCACGGATGCGCTCGGCGAGATCGGCAGACGCCGAAGCGTCCGGCGTCATGCCAAGCAGTCCCAAGCGGTCGACGAGGATTTCCGAGTGATAATGCTCCCGGACCGTGCCGAGCCCTTCGACGATGGCCGTGCCCAGCGCGGCCGCGAAGCCCTTGACGGTGTTGAACATCGCCGAAGCCCATGGCCCTTCCGCCGGGGGCAGGCCGGTCGTCGCCAGCATCAGCAGCGGGATCACCGCCATCGGCTGCCCCATGATCTGGAGCGCCTGAAGGAGGTAGAAATTCTCGCGCACCCAGTCGGCCGTGACGAGCCTCCCCAGCGCACAGGATGTTGCGACCATGCCGAGCCCGATCCCGAGTACCCAACGACAATCCACGCGCGGGACATTGAGGATGGCGGCGGTAAGCGGCAGCGCGACCAGCTGCGGGAGCGCGAGAACGAGCGCCAGCGGCGCGGTCTGGAGCGGGCGATAGCCGCGCACCTCCGCCAGATACCCGCCCGGGATCACGATGACACCCAGAAAGATCACCAGCACGCCCGCCAGCGTGATGAGCGCATGCGCGAAATTGCGCCGGCCCAGCATCTGCAACTTGAAGAAGGGGGCCGGATGGCTCCACTCGTTCACGAGAAACAGGAGCATCAGGAGCCCGCCGCCGGTAAACAAGGCGCAGATCAGCGGCGACCGAAGCCAGTCGAGCCGGTCGCCCTGTTCCAGCGCGATCACCAGCATCGCGATCGCAGGCAAGCCGGCGAGGAGACCGATCCAGTCGAAGGTCGCGAGCCGCTCCAGCCGCAGCGGATCCTGCGGGACGCCCCAGCCGATGGCGAGCGCGCTCAGCAGGCACAACGGCACGACCTGCCAGAACACCATCGGCCAGCCGACGAACTCGGTCCATAGCGCGGCCAGCGGCGTGCCGAGGCTCGGGCCGAAGGTGGCGGTCAGCGCATAGCCCGCGAGACCGTAGATCTTGATGCCGGCGGGAAGGTAGCGCAGCGCCACGGTCATCAGCATCGGCGGCAGGCTGCCGCCGGCCAGACCCTGAAGCGTCCGCAACACGCACAGCGTTCCGACGTCCGGCGCGAGCGGGCACAACAGCCCCAGCAGCGCGAAGGTCAGCACCGCTCCGATCGTGAACCGCCTGAGCGAGAAGGTCACGGAACACCAGGGTGCGAAGGCCATGGCCGCGACGTTGGCGGCGGCGTAGAGCGCGGTCAGCCAACTGCCTTCGTCATGGCCGATCGCGAGCGCGCCGCGGACATCTGCAAGCGCGACTTCAGTGACATGCTCGTTCAGTCCGGCCGTGAATGAGGCGAGCAGGACGCCGACCAGCCCGGTCGCGAGCTGCGGTCCGAACGACGGCAAGACGGGAGAAGCCGGTGCGCTCGGGGCAGGAGCCGGATCGGCAGCGGCTATCGCGACCGTTGTCACGACGCGCCGGACATGAAGCAGGGTAGCGTCGGCATTATCGGCTCCGGCGACGATCGAGAGGTGGTCGGGGCGATACCGTTGCGACTGGCTTGCAGAAATCGGCTGACGTGCAATCGACCAGTGCGCGCCGTGCACTGGTCTACGGACATTGATCCAGCCTTATGACCCGATCGTTGGCGCGACTTGTGCCGAGGGGAGGTTGCGACCATGGGGACGGGACTATCTCTCGCCCTGTTCCTCCGTTCGGTGCATGACACGATCTTGGATCGATCCGGCAATGCGCCCGGAGGCCTGGCTGGACCCTTGGAGATGGACTATCCCGACCTCAACCTGCTGATCGCGCTCGACGCTCTTCTTCAGGAAGAGAGCGTGGTCGGCGCGGCGCGGCGCATGGACCTCAGTCCGCCAGCGATGAGCCGGACGCTCGGACGGATCCGAGGCGTTTTCGGCGACCCGATCCTGGTGCCCGCCGGTCGCAAGATGGTGCCGACGCCTCGCGCCCAGGAGTTGCGCGATCCCATCCACAGCCTGGTCAGCCAGGCGCTTGGGATCATGCAACCTGCGGGTGAACGTGCAATTCGAACCCTGCGTCGCAGCTTCACCATTCGTGCGAACGATAGCTTCATCGTCGCTTTCGGTGCGCGATTGGCCCGCCACCTACGCGACACGGCACCCGGCGTGTCCGTTCGCTTCGCGCCCGAGGTCGGCGACGACGACGACGCGCTCCGCGAGGGGCATGTCGATCTGTTTATCGGCGCTACCGAGACGCTCGATGCCGAGGTCCGTGTGCAGGCCTTAATCAAGACGGCGATCGTCTGCGTCGCGCGTGAGGATCATGCGATCTTCGCAAACGAGATCACGCCACATGCTTTCGCGGCCTATGAACAGATCGTCGTCTCGCGCCGCGGACGATTGAGCGGGCCGATCGATGCCGCATTGGTACATCAGGATCTTCGTCGAAAGGTCGCGCTGGTGGCGCCCACTTTCTCGACTGCGCTTCTGCTCCTCGCTGGTAGTGACCTGATCCTGCCGCTGCCCGATCTTTATCTGCTCGGCACGCCACACCTTCCCGTCGGAATGCGCGCATTTCCGATCCCGCTCGATCTACCCCCGGTAACGCTTCGCCAAGCCTGGCATCCGCGTTTCGAAACCGACACCGCCCATCGCTGGCTTCGGGAAATGATCCGCGACATGTGCTTGGTCGAGAGCTCTCCGTGAAGGCATTGCGGTTCTGACGCGGGCGAGATCCTGCCTCAGCCCGCTGAGGCCAGCTTAGCCCCTGACGGCACTTCGGAAGGCCGCCGCTAACGCCGCGAGGGCGTTATGCGACCGATCCTCTTTTGCCCGCGAATGGATCAGGATCGGCAACCGCGGCAGCGCCGGCAGACCCAGCCGTGCCCCGACATCCACAGCGCCGAGCGGCACCATGCGTGGAGACAAGGCCGCGACACCCAGCCCCGCATTTACAGCAGCGACGACTGCGGCGACCCCGCCGCCCACGAATATCTCCGTCCACGCGATGCTGGCCGCGTCAAGCGCTTGACTGGCCATGGCCCGCACGCCGCAAGGCTCCGCCAAGGTGGCCACTGGCAGCGGCTCATCCGCATGGTGCTTCCACCCGGGCGCCGCGTACCAGACGAAGCGTTCCTCCGCGATCATCTCACCGTCGTCCCGACCGACATGCAAGCGGACGATCGCGGCGTCGAGTTCGCGTCGATCGAAGCTCTGCAGCAGATCGCCCGAAGACGCGATCCGGATCTCGATGATGAGGTGCGGATCCTGCGCGTTCATCCGCGCGATCAGGGCCGGCAAATCGGGGCCCGCGACGTGCTCGCTGATGCCGATGATCAATCGCCGCCGTGCCCCGCTGAAGGCCGTCAGCGCACGGTCGTGGGCGCCTCGCAGAGCCCGGGCGTGTTCGAGGAAGGTCAAGCCATGGGTCGACAGTTGGACATGGCGGGGCGTGCGCTCTACCAGCCGGCAGCCCAGCCTCGTCTCGAGGCGCTTGAGCTTGAGGCTGACGGCGGCCTGCGTCGTCTGCATCGCTTCAGCCGCCCGGGTGAAGCTGCCATGGTCTGCGATGAGCGTAAAAGCCCAGACGGCGTCGAGATCGAGTGGTGGATCAATCATATCTAGCCATTATGATAGATATTATCAGCCATAAGATAGCAAAATGGCCTGGCAACCGCCATCCTGAATGGGCCGATCAGGAGACCCATCCATGCCCCTCGCTCACATCGCCATGCGTGCCGGAAAGCCAGACGCCTACAAGCAGGCTATCTTCGATGGTCTGTACCGCGCCATGCGCGAAACCTTCGACGTGCCGGAGGACGACCAATTCATGGTCGTCACCGAGCACGACGCGGCGAGCTTTCGTTACGGCCAATCCTATCTCGACATCAGCCGCAGCGATGATCTCGTCTTCATTCAGATCACCGCCAATAACACCCGCTCGACACAACAGAAGAAGGCGCTCTTTCGCCTCGTAGTCGAGCTGTTAGGCAAGGCGCCGGGGTTGCGGGCCGAAGACGTGTTCGTAAACCTCATTGAGGTGGCGCGGGAGAATTGGTCCCTCGGCCTCGGCGTCGCGCAATACGCAAGAACCGAGTAGTCCATCTCACGTCGATCTTTCGAATCGACCGCCTGAGGAAACAGCAATGCCGCTGCCGGGGCGCAGCTTCGTTGGACGGTAGTTTCGATCAGGCGGTCCACTCACCGCAAAATACCGGCTCGACCGGGCCGGCAAGCTGCACGCCGTCACGCCCGTTCCAGGAGACGCGGAGAAGACCGCCGTCGCACAGGACATCGACGTCCTCGCTCAACAAGCCGCGACGGATGCCGTTGACGACGGCCGCGCAGGAGCAGGAGCCCGAGCCGGGCGAGATCCCGGCCCCACGTTCCCAGATGCGGAGGCGAATCCGGACCGGATCGAGGACCTGCACGAAGTGAACGTTGGTCCTGTTTGGAAATAACGGATGGGTCTCGAACTCTCGGCCGCGCGCCTCGACGTCCACCTGATCGATGTCGTCCACGAAGAAGGTGCAATGCGGATTGCCCATGCTGCACGCGGCCGGATCGCCGGCGAGCGGCAGCCTCGCCGTGTCCATCGCCTCGGCCAGGGGGATCTCGGACCAGAGCAGGAGAGGCAGGCCCATATCGACAGAAATCTGCCCGTCCGGGTGTCGCATGCAGCGCAGGATCCCGCGACTTGTTCGAACCGTCACGTCATCGGCGCCCGTCTCGCCCATCAGCTTGCCGGCGACGCCGCGTGTCGCGCTCCCACATGCTGCGAGCGAGGTGCCGTCGGCATTCCAGAAGGAGAGATCCGCCGTGGCGTTCTCACAGTGCCGCAGGATGGCGATCTGGTTGAAGCCGATACCGCGCTGGCGATCGCCGAGGCGGCGGATCAGGTCCGGCGGTAGGGTCACGTCGCGCATCCGGCAATCGACGATCACGAAATCATCGCCATTGGCGTGCATCTTCTCGAAGGCGATCGTCATACGATGGGGCGGACCGGGAGCCCGAGACCCTCGACGACCACGATATGATGCTCGACCTGGTCGGGCTTCTCCAGGAGGAAGCGGTCGTCCTCGGGATAATACCGTGCCCGTGCGATGTCCTCGCCGGCAAAGGCCCGTATGGCGTCCATCGACCGCCACCAGCTCAAGGTCGAGACTTCGGTGGAGCCATTGCCGAGGTCCCGCAACAACATCTCGCAGCCGACGTTGCCCGGCGTTCCCAGATAATCCTCGACACCAGTGCCGCGGATATAGCTTACATAGGCCTCTCGGTCCTCCGTCCGGATCCGCGAGGACCAACGCCGTAAAACCAGCGGCTCAGATTGCGTCATCGATATCATCCTTGCGTGATCTGGCGTAGTCAACTTCGAGCATGGACTTCGTCCAGTGCGCGAAACCTGATCGATCAGGGCCGCTTATACAAACTCATCTGCGAGTTATCTTAATCCCGGCATCGCGCGGAAGGCGCCAATATGCGAT contains:
- the dapF gene encoding diaminopimelate epimerase: MTIAFEKMHANGDDFVIVDCRMRDVTLPPDLIRRLGDRQRGIGFNQIAILRHCENATADLSFWNADGTSLAACGSATRGVAGKLMGETGADDVTVRTSRGILRCMRHPDGQISVDMGLPLLLWSEIPLAEAMDTARLPLAGDPAACSMGNPHCTFFVDDIDQVDVEARGREFETHPLFPNRTNVHFVQVLDPVRIRLRIWERGAGISPGSGSCSCAAVVNGIRRGLLSEDVDVLCDGGLLRVSWNGRDGVQLAGPVEPVFCGEWTA
- a CDS encoding LysR family transcriptional regulator, with the protein product MDYPDLNLLIALDALLQEESVVGAARRMDLSPPAMSRTLGRIRGVFGDPILVPAGRKMVPTPRAQELRDPIHSLVSQALGIMQPAGERAIRTLRRSFTIRANDSFIVAFGARLARHLRDTAPGVSVRFAPEVGDDDDALREGHVDLFIGATETLDAEVRVQALIKTAIVCVAREDHAIFANEITPHAFAAYEQIVVSRRGRLSGPIDAALVHQDLRRKVALVAPTFSTALLLLAGSDLILPLPDLYLLGTPHLPVGMRAFPIPLDLPPVTLRQAWHPRFETDTAHRWLREMIRDMCLVESSP
- a CDS encoding IS630 family transposase (programmed frameshift) codes for the protein MAAPLSQDLRRRLVQAVEAGSSAREAARRFAVSESAAIKLVRRVRETGSTAPARIGGYRKPLLTGHEDLLRELVAAKGTITLAEIKAGLAERGIEAGCLTTIWSTLRRLGLSHKKNSLRAAEQDRADVAEHRRMWRVWQRFMDPERFVFLDETGASTNMVRRYGWAPRSRRLVTAAPHGHWRTTTFVAGLRSTGLVAPLVLDGPMNGSAFLAYVEQFLAPTLRRGDVVVMDNLGAHKVAGVAEAIRAVGASVLYLPPYSPDLNPIEQAFSKLKTLLRAAAARTKEGLWTTIGQLLERFGPDECRNYLANSGYEFT
- a CDS encoding universal stress protein; its protein translation is MFGRMLVGIDGSVLTGNVAALAADLAKSCGAALHIFCAIDPAYFIEEPDGERPSRADEIDYPAAALESESADDLVRRQVAELRSVGIDADGSVAEGMPVAAILHATATHGCDAIIIGHRHLSWLGKITERSICHMLLEQAAVPVVVVPANR
- a CDS encoding tautomerase family protein, with translation MPLAHIAMRAGKPDAYKQAIFDGLYRAMRETFDVPEDDQFMVVTEHDAASFRYGQSYLDISRSDDLVFIQITANNTRSTQQKKALFRLVVELLGKAPGLRAEDVFVNLIEVARENWSLGLGVAQYARTE
- a CDS encoding LysR family transcriptional regulator, with amino-acid sequence MIDPPLDLDAVWAFTLIADHGSFTRAAEAMQTTQAAVSLKLKRLETRLGCRLVERTPRHVQLSTHGLTFLEHARALRGAHDRALTAFSGARRRLIIGISEHVAGPDLPALIARMNAQDPHLIIEIRIASSGDLLQSFDRRELDAAIVRLHVGRDDGEMIAEERFVWYAAPGWKHHADEPLPVATLAEPCGVRAMASQALDAASIAWTEIFVGGGVAAVVAAVNAGLGVAALSPRMVPLGAVDVGARLGLPALPRLPILIHSRAKEDRSHNALAALAAAFRSAVRG
- a CDS encoding MFS transporter produces the protein MHGAHWSIARQPISASQSQRYRPDHLSIVAGADNADATLLHVRRVVTTVAIAAADPAPAPSAPASPVLPSFGPQLATGLVGVLLASFTAGLNEHVTEVALADVRGALAIGHDEGSWLTALYAAANVAAMAFAPWCSVTFSLRRFTIGAVLTFALLGLLCPLAPDVGTLCVLRTLQGLAGGSLPPMLMTVALRYLPAGIKIYGLAGYALTATFGPSLGTPLAALWTEFVGWPMVFWQVVPLCLLSALAIGWGVPQDPLRLERLATFDWIGLLAGLPAIAMLVIALEQGDRLDWLRSPLICALFTGGGLLMLLFLVNEWSHPAPFFKLQMLGRRNFAHALITLAGVLVIFLGVIVIPGGYLAEVRGYRPLQTAPLALVLALPQLVALPLTAAILNVPRVDCRWVLGIGLGMVATSCALGRLVTADWVRENFYLLQALQIMGQPMAVIPLLMLATTGLPPAEGPWASAMFNTVKGFAAALGTAIVEGLGTVREHYHSEILVDRLGLLGMTPDASASADLAERIRAQSVVLMSADLYLVMAAIAVGLILLIPIMPTRIYPPRAIAPAAPR
- a CDS encoding efflux transporter outer membrane subunit, with amino-acid sequence MSKASPLRVCAPLASAAALLAGCTVGPDFERPVVATPTAFFRVDTTTAPSRPAASPIVTDWWTLFRDPVLTSLEGRLSEANLGLKAATARLLQSRAQRRIAGAREYPSAGAAGSYYRERASSNGILSLMGTRPAASQPQSAAGTTPFGVASLPGADGSPPYDLFQAGLDASWELDLWGRTRRSIEAADASLQESLEDRRALLLSAQAELARDYIDLRATQTLLAITRHNRDVARDSVKLTRLRLIQGVTTNLDVADAEAQVATVDAQVPTLEARRDALMNALGLLLAEQPGALAGELAKASDMPILPARVPVGLPSDLARRRPDIRRAEAELHRATASIGVAKADFFPSISLTGSFGTQSLALSNLGSWASHQFVVGPSISLPFFEGGRLKGTLALRTAEQQEAAILFQQTVLKAWYEIDDAFTAYDAEQRRRDRLAEAVRQNRIALAVAQRRYTEGATDFLNVLTIQRALLEAESGLATSSGQAAGNLIALLKALGGGWETTFPDTRLPGNTSNSKGTGS
- a CDS encoding HlyD family secretion protein, with amino-acid sequence MTAGQLLARIDDRDYRAALASAQADVTVAEADIANFDAEIARHPALVAQAEATLRADGAAATFAQANAVRYRNLSTGGAGTTQERQQADSTLAEKLAATDHDRSALAAVRQQIGVLEAGRAKAVGARARAQAALDQAKLNLSYSEIRAPVDGIVGQRTVRVGAFVAAGTPLLAVVPLAKVYVVANFQENQLADMRLGQPSTIRVDSLPGLTLKAHVDSLAPVTGLALAPIAPDNATGNFTKVVQRLPVKLTIDPGQPEAARLHVGLSVVPTVDVTAKGGAALSRTVQR